The region CGGGCATGGAATAGCAGTCACGAGGCATACACGAACTGGTCTCTCAAAAGAAGTCAGCAGGAGTTTGATCGATGGCTGCGCGGGAGACCGCCGGCAATTGTGGATAACGGTCTGAGTGATGAGATTCTTATGGACAAAAATCTGATTCTGTGGGGAGATCCCGGGTCAAACACACTGATCGCACGAATTGTCGATCAACTTCCCATCGAATGGACAAAAGACAGAATTGTCGTGAACGGGAAAGAGTTTTCACCCCAGAACCATGCCATCGCGATGATTGTGCCGAATCCACTGAACTCGCTCAAATACGTTGTGATCAACAGTGGTCACACATTCCATGAAGCTGAGTTCAAAGGTTCGAACGCTCAATTATATCCTCGTCTGGGAGATCTGGCGGTTATTCGTTTTGAACAGCAGGAAAACGGCAGTTTTCGGGAAGAAATCGTGGAAAATCTCATTCTCGACAGCCGGTGGCAAATTCCTCAGCAACAACCCGCTGATGCTCAAAAATGATGACAGGTCGTTAACTGCTTGGATTATGTTCCCAAGTGGCGACGACGTGGATATTCGCATAACTCATCGCCATGGATGACGCCAACAGCCTCGCATGAGCGACTGAAGATGTGCGATCGGAGAGTGCGCCGATCGCACGAGATGTAAACCTGCAAATGACCCAACTCCGGCCTGAAGATTAATCAATGGCAAATGAGTTCATCTCATGCTGAGTCTAAGGTTTAACTGCGATCCTTGGCATGGGGTGGCTGGGGTCGAGCGTCTTCGCGAACCCCCAGTTGTTGCCGGCGATTGCTGGGGGTTCGAAGACTCAACCCCAGCCACCCGCCGCGCAGTTGTTGATTCAAATCCGTATTACAACAACTGATTCATATGAACCCGCAATCAGCCAATGAACTCTAACTCGACCGGATGCGGAATGAGTTTGTGTTCATAAGCTCTCGCCAGCAGCAATTTCACAGCTTCACGGCCGCGATCTCCAAAGTCGATCGTCCAGTCGTTCACGTACATACCTACAAAGACATCGGCTTTGTGGTCATCTAGATCTCGACCATACTTCTTGGCGTGGCCTAACGCTTCCTGGCGATGTTCAAGACCATAGACAATGCTCTGTTTGAGCAGAGCCGTGACTTCTTCCATCGCTTTGCGGCCCAGATCACGGCGGATGGCATTACCTCCCAGTGGCAGAGGAAGACCTGTCTTCTGCAGCCACCATTTTCCCAGATCGACCACTAGGCTTAAGCCTTGAGAGGCGTATGTCAACTGGCCTTCGTGAATGATCAGTCCCGCATCAACTTCACCACGCTCGACCACATTCAGAATCTCGTCGAAGGGATAAAGTACGGGAGTAAATCGATCTCCGAGCAGTAATCGCAACGACAAAACGGCTGTGGTCAACTTTCCAGGGATGGCAATTCTCTTGCCAATCAGATCGTCAATTTCCATCGGCTGACGAGCGACAACCATTGGGCCATAATTATCTCCCATGCTACAGCCACAGGCACATAAAGCGTATTTATCGGTCAAATAGGCGTAACCATGCAGACTGACAGCGGAAAGCTCTAACTCCCCACGGAAGGCCCGCTGATTGAGCGTCTCGATATCTTGAAGTTCGTGAGTGAAAACGTACTGGCCGGTCGGAATTTTATCGTTCGCCAATGCATGAAACATGAAGGCATCATCAGGATCAGGACTATGGCCAACACGAATAAGGGTTCGATTATCCACGGATCGCACTTTCACAGCAGTTAACAGGCGAAATTCAGCCATTCACCCTGAAAAGGTGATTTCAGTAAGTTTCCATCCAAATCACGTTTCGTTTTACCGAAGCCGTGGTTGAGTTATAGTCATTTTTTGGCTTAACCGCACACGTCCCGTGCGATTAACATCTGATGAGCACCAATGGTTCACTGGGATTGAGCAATCGACTCGTCACCGCCCGCCATGGGATGACCGAGTGGACGTGAACAAGTGTGGTTCCAATGGGGAGTCGAATTCGATTGTCTGAGCCGGCGCGACCTCCTGTCGATCTCCCATCGACCGTGATTCCTGCCATTGGTGAACCCATCATCAGGCAACTTGTGCACGCGTTCTATCAGCGTGTTCAGCATGATTCACTTGTCGGCGGCATGTATCCTCCCGACGAGTGGGAGGCTGCCGAAACCCGCCTGGCAGACTTTCTGGTCTATCGACTGGGAGGATCACAGGACTACCTCACCAAGAGGGGCGCACCACGGCTGCGCATGAGACATGCCAGCTTCGCGATCACACCAGCTGCCAGAAATCGGTGGATGGAACTGATGACCGAAGCACTCGCCGAAGCCCCTCTCCCACAGCCTTATGCGAACATCGTGACGCAGTTTCTCTCTGAGACAGCCACGTTTCTCATCAACCGAACTGACTCCCACTAGCACAGATCGCAGCTATCCGTTTTTTGAAAGCTGTAGAATTCCTGACAAGTCAAGTCCCTCGTTGTCAGTTGGAGCAATTTCCAGTGGCCAGCTCATGTTTTGCCAACAGATACTGGTCGATATCTGAAGCCCTGAGTGCTGTCAGAACTTTCTGCAGGCAACTCTGCTGTCGCAAGGTCACGGGAATCATGACGTCTGGTGCAGGGCCACGACGCATGAGTCGTCGCGCCAGGATGTCCAGAAGTGGCATGATGCCTTGAGATGTCACTGTCGAAATGGGCAGGGCGTCTGGCCATTGTTGCAGGACGTCGCGATCCATGGGGAGATCGCACTTGTTGAGGAGCACCACCACATCGCGAAACTGGCGGGAAAGCTGTACGTCAGCGGCCTGCAATGATTGACTGGCATCGACCACATACATCACCAGATCCGCCTGCCCGGCAGTGGCCATCGTCTTCTGGATGCCTTCTGCTTCGAGCGGATCTTCACTTTCGCGAACACCTGCGGTATCGGCCAGGTGAACCAGCCAGCCACCGATCGCAGTTGAAGCCCGTACAATATCCCGCGTGGTCCCTGGTTGATCAATCACAATGGAACGCTCGTATCCCAGCAGTCGATTGATCAGGCTCGATTTTCCGGCATTGGGCAAACCGACAATCGAGACGACCCAGCCTTCTGTCAGACGCCGACCGGTCTCCCACCATTTGAGACTCAACTCCACCGATCGGATCGCTTCATTTCGCGATTGGTCATCTGCAGGCCAGTTGATATCTGCTGCGAATTCCGGGAGTTTTTCGAGACTGTGAGCCAGAATCAATTGAGCCGATCTGACAGTCACAGCACGAGTGAGCACCTCTGTGCATTCGGCAACCAGATAGTTTTTGCGGGAGGCCAGTTGCTGCTGCCACGACTGCACGATCACGCCAATTCCCTGCAGCGAAGTCAAAAGGTTTTCGACCGCAGCAGTCCCTCCATGGCAGGAGATTTCCAGCACATCCTTTTCAATTTGAGTCAGGACGACCCCTTCAGCATGTTCTTGCCCCCAGTGGCCATAATGCACACTTTTCTCGGGAAGACTGGTCCAGTTGACCTGCCCTGCAGAGTGAAACAATTGTTGAGCCGAAGAACTCAGGCGACTTAAATCGCCGTGAACACGAACCAGTGCAATCGCAGAACGTCCAGCCGGAGACCACTGTGCCGCTGTAATCTGCGCGACACTCATCTTTTGAGAACTGAGCTGGGCGACGTATTGCTGTCTGCCATGGGCGAGCGGTGGCTGATGTGAGCGTTCCTGGTTCACGAAAACTCCCATCCTGTGCAGAAACGAGGCTCATCCCGTAGTAATGCAAGCCCTGCGAAAATCATGTTGATCACTGAATCGTCTGTCTGGAGAATCACGATTCAGATTAAAACAGCCCTGTATTGGGGCGAGGAGAGTTATTCTCAGATCTCATCGAATCTTCTGAATAAAGTTGTTCAGTGCCGCGTCCTGGTTCGTCATCAACTTGTGTATCAAAAGGTGCCTCTGGCTCTGTGGCTGGAACACGGCTCAAGGTGGCCTCCGTGCGATCTGACGACTTTGGCGGAGTCTTTTCGAGGCTGGTATCAATGGTGCCTTTAATGATCGAATCGATGGGAATTGCCTCTGGCCCGGATCCTTTCAGTTGCGACTGCAGCATCTCAACTTTCGATTCAGCATTCTCCAGAATTTCGCTGCAAACCCGATACAGATGAATGCCCCGCTCAAACCCTTGAAGAGCGTCATTCAGTGGTAACTGGCCTTCATCCAACTGATCAACAATCCCTTGAAGTTCCTCAAGGGCCTCTTCAAAAGAGGGGCCTTCCGTTGATGATGACGATTTTTTGCGAGCCATGTTCATCCTGTCGATTCCGAGGGATTCCATCTGAATTCAAGTGTAACAACCCAACGGAAAAATCAGAGTGACTGATGCTTGAATGCATGATCTCATCACGTTTTAGTTCTCAACTTTCAGGTGGAATCTGCCGACCTTGAGGATCCTGGTCAGGTCGCATCAGATCGTTCGAAAGTTCATGACGCAGTTCCGAAGAAATGTAATGCTCAGCTCGGCTGGCATTATCGTGCCATTGCTCTGGGCGTAAACCCAATCGCTGAGCCAGAAATGTCTCCCAGAGTCGATGCGCACGCACGATCTGTCGCCCTCCCTGACGGCCAATCTCAGTCAGCACATAATGTTGATCTTCGTAGGACATGGCTCCTCTCCTGATCAATTGCCGACTTGCGGCCCAGATTCTCCAGGCGGGCTGCCCGGTTGATTCTGCCACCAGAGATGCCAGATCTTTCGTCGAAACCTGTCGGCCGGCCTCCTCCAATCGATAGAGGACCGCCAGCAGGTCTTCTTCTGCAATTCGCATCTGGGTACGCATCTGCTGACCCAGCCGGCTCAACGCTCCATATTCGGGACTCAACAGGAGCGCCAGCAACAGGCATCCACTGGCCACGAGAACCATCATGCCACTCGTACTGACAGCTTCAATCCCGTCCACACCAATAGATGCCAGCAGTGGGCCAACAAGACTGATGGCCAACACATGACCCATCACAGCCGAAAACAATCCAATGCCCATCGACAGCAGTATCATCGATGGAAAATGGTATGTCAGCAGCCTCGCTGTGGCAGGGGGAATCACCAGCATCCCCAACACCAGCAGACTTCCCACCGTTTGAAACGCCCCCACAATTGTCACCGCCACTAGCACCGCCAGCAGGAGTTGAACACGGGAAGCGGCAATTCCTATCGACTCGGCAAATACGGTATCAAACGTCGAGATCAGCAGTTCTTTGTAAAAGAGCCATAGACAGGTCAGATTGAGAACCAACGTCACCAGGGCCACAACAACACCAATGGGCAGACTGGTTCCTGCAAAGGTCTCAACGACGGCAACCTCCAGATTGCCAAACACTATACAGGCCGGATCGAGATGAATTCGATCGGCCAGTGTTCTTAAAAGCAGCAGGCCCACAGCAAACAATGTGGTAAACACAATACCCAATGCGGTATCTGCGTGGATCGTTCGCAATCTCTGCAACTGCTCAATCAGGATGGAAGCCAATATTCCTGAGACTGCAGCTCCCGCCAAAAGAATGACCACACTCCAGCCACTTCCGGCTGGTAATAATCCACTCAAGAGAAATGCCACGACTACGCCCGGCAAAGCGGCATGACTTACACCATCGGCCAGTAGAGATTGCCTGCGCAAAACCAGAAACGAGCCGGGAATGGCACAAGCCATGGCCACCAGTGCAGCCATCACCACCATCCAGGTATCAATCAGACACCAGGTGGAAAGCGCCTGCAGGATTTGTGTCAGTAACTCCATGGATTTAATTCATGTCACAATCAAGGTTGGCAATTTCATCACAGTTGTTTTCAAGGAGAAACTTCACGAACTGACGTTGCTTCAAGCGGATGGGGGCTGCGAATGACCCCTTGCCCAAAGTCAATTCGAAGCAGGATCTTCAGTTCATCGACGGTGTGCGGCCCCAGTGCATGTTCCAGTAGGTCGGCAGTCCGATCACCTTGCGCGGGAGGAAATTCAGCATGTTCAATCAAATACAATTCCAGCAGGCGATGCCGCAAAACAACAGCCTTCGCTTTCTGCCAGCCC is a window of Planctopirus limnophila DSM 3776 DNA encoding:
- a CDS encoding menaquinone biosynthesis family protein translates to MAEFRLLTAVKVRSVDNRTLIRVGHSPDPDDAFMFHALANDKIPTGQYVFTHELQDIETLNQRAFRGELELSAVSLHGYAYLTDKYALCACGCSMGDNYGPMVVARQPMEIDDLIGKRIAIPGKLTTAVLSLRLLLGDRFTPVLYPFDEILNVVERGEVDAGLIIHEGQLTYASQGLSLVVDLGKWWLQKTGLPLPLGGNAIRRDLGRKAMEEVTALLKQSIVYGLEHRQEALGHAKKYGRDLDDHKADVFVGMYVNDWTIDFGDRGREAVKLLLARAYEHKLIPHPVELEFIG
- a CDS encoding GTPase, which codes for MNQERSHQPPLAHGRQQYVAQLSSQKMSVAQITAAQWSPAGRSAIALVRVHGDLSRLSSSAQQLFHSAGQVNWTSLPEKSVHYGHWGQEHAEGVVLTQIEKDVLEISCHGGTAAVENLLTSLQGIGVIVQSWQQQLASRKNYLVAECTEVLTRAVTVRSAQLILAHSLEKLPEFAADINWPADDQSRNEAIRSVELSLKWWETGRRLTEGWVVSIVGLPNAGKSSLINRLLGYERSIVIDQPGTTRDIVRASTAIGGWLVHLADTAGVRESEDPLEAEGIQKTMATAGQADLVMYVVDASQSLQAADVQLSRQFRDVVVLLNKCDLPMDRDVLQQWPDALPISTVTSQGIMPLLDILARRLMRRGPAPDVMIPVTLRQQSCLQKVLTALRASDIDQYLLAKHELATGNCSN
- a CDS encoding globin domain-containing protein, whose amino-acid sequence is MGSRIRLSEPARPPVDLPSTVIPAIGEPIIRQLVHAFYQRVQHDSLVGGMYPPDEWEAAETRLADFLVYRLGGSQDYLTKRGAPRLRMRHASFAITPAARNRWMELMTEALAEAPLPQPYANIVTQFLSETATFLINRTDSH
- a CDS encoding metal ABC transporter permease, translating into MELLTQILQALSTWCLIDTWMVVMAALVAMACAIPGSFLVLRRQSLLADGVSHAALPGVVVAFLLSGLLPAGSGWSVVILLAGAAVSGILASILIEQLQRLRTIHADTALGIVFTTLFAVGLLLLRTLADRIHLDPACIVFGNLEVAVVETFAGTSLPIGVVVALVTLVLNLTCLWLFYKELLISTFDTVFAESIGIAASRVQLLLAVLVAVTIVGAFQTVGSLLVLGMLVIPPATARLLTYHFPSMILLSMGIGLFSAVMGHVLAISLVGPLLASIGVDGIEAVSTSGMMVLVASGCLLLALLLSPEYGALSRLGQQMRTQMRIAEEDLLAVLYRLEEAGRQVSTKDLASLVAESTGQPAWRIWAASRQLIRRGAMSYEDQHYVLTEIGRQGGRQIVRAHRLWETFLAQRLGLRPEQWHDNASRAEHYISSELRHELSNDLMRPDQDPQGRQIPPES
- the xseB gene encoding exodeoxyribonuclease VII small subunit — encoded protein: MARKKSSSSTEGPSFEEALEELQGIVDQLDEGQLPLNDALQGFERGIHLYRVCSEILENAESKVEMLQSQLKGSGPEAIPIDSIIKGTIDTSLEKTPPKSSDRTEATLSRVPATEPEAPFDTQVDDEPGRGTEQLYSEDSMRSENNSPRPNTGLF